The proteins below are encoded in one region of Paeniglutamicibacter cryotolerans:
- a CDS encoding AAA family ATPase → MTMTTEQAEWFAGTFERLSANIGTAVLGKEHPVRLVLTGLLAEGHILLEDAPGTGKTMLARALSATVQGRHARIQFTPDLLPSDVTGITVYDQKSGEFTFHRGPIFANIVLADEINRASPKTQSALLEVMEEHRVTVDGTTYAQERPFLVIATQNPIEQAGTYRLPEAQLDRFLIKTSIGYPDREATVALLAGAGTRDRSAALSPVITTAAVAEMIDLAATVHVDVSVLDYVARLTEATRESPDTRLGVSVRGALGMVRAAKAWAASAARNYVLPDDIKELAPYVFTHRLVLDPEAEFAGATAQGVIERMLIEVPAPQHAEARS, encoded by the coding sequence ATGACGATGACCACCGAGCAGGCCGAATGGTTTGCGGGGACCTTTGAACGCCTCTCGGCGAACATCGGCACGGCTGTGCTGGGCAAGGAGCACCCGGTGCGCCTGGTGCTGACCGGGCTGCTGGCCGAGGGCCATATCCTGCTCGAGGACGCCCCGGGCACCGGCAAGACGATGTTGGCCCGGGCCCTGTCGGCGACGGTGCAGGGGCGCCATGCGCGCATCCAGTTCACCCCCGACCTGCTGCCATCGGACGTCACCGGCATCACCGTCTACGACCAGAAGAGCGGGGAATTCACCTTCCACCGCGGCCCGATCTTCGCCAACATCGTGCTGGCGGACGAGATCAACCGGGCATCGCCCAAGACCCAGTCGGCGCTGCTGGAGGTCATGGAGGAGCACCGGGTCACGGTCGACGGGACGACCTACGCGCAGGAGCGCCCGTTCCTGGTCATTGCCACGCAGAACCCGATCGAGCAGGCCGGGACGTATCGGCTGCCCGAGGCACAGCTGGACCGCTTCCTGATCAAGACATCGATCGGCTACCCGGACCGCGAGGCAACGGTGGCACTGCTGGCCGGTGCCGGGACCCGCGACCGTTCGGCTGCGCTGAGCCCGGTCATCACCACCGCGGCCGTGGCGGAGATGATCGACCTGGCAGCCACGGTGCACGTGGACGTGAGCGTGCTTGACTACGTGGCCCGGCTGACCGAGGCCACCCGCGAGAGCCCGGACACCCGGCTCGGTGTATCGGTGCGTGGCGCGCTGGGGATGGTCCGTGCAGCGAAGGCCTGGGCGGCGTCCGCCGCGCGCAACTACGTGCTGCCCGATGACATCAAGGAGCTGGCTCCCTACGTGTTCACGCACCGCCTGGTGCTTGACCCGGAGGCCGAATTCGCCGGTGCCACGGCACAGGGCGTCATTGAACGCATGCTCATCGAGGTCCCGGCACCGCAGCATGCCGAGGCGCGGTCCTAG
- a CDS encoding DUF58 domain-containing protein — protein MNSTPVPGPARAFPAVWWRRATARAATLRTPAVDRALAASGARIAPVLDVITPLGRLLAGISVLGWVLGLAFGWQEAKVAALMGTLLLVLAIGFILGRSIYSVTLDLNRTRVAVGDRAVGGIDVSNASARQLAPSVMELPVGRAVARFRVPRLTAGQTHQDLFTIPTARRAVLLVGPVRTVRQDPFGLLRRAVRWTGAVELFVHPVTTALDGASAGFIRDLEGVPTRDLSDSDVSFHALRDYVPGDDLRHVHWKSTARTGTMMVRQFEETRRSHIALSLSTAATDYLEPGDFELAVSVAASIGRQAIAEQRKLDVLTQTGPLRTDSGRRLLDDLTRVQAADGCAALATLSRTTADAVPNASVAFLITGPGTTAAQLRAAAMHVPLGVRALAIRCGGSLETGRSGIGELTVLSLGALDDLGLLLRKAAA, from the coding sequence ATGAACAGCACACCAGTACCGGGCCCGGCCCGGGCATTTCCCGCCGTGTGGTGGCGCCGCGCCACTGCCCGTGCGGCGACCCTGCGCACCCCGGCCGTCGACCGGGCACTGGCGGCATCCGGCGCCCGGATCGCACCGGTGCTCGATGTCATCACGCCGCTGGGCCGGCTGCTGGCGGGGATCTCGGTGCTTGGCTGGGTCCTGGGCCTGGCCTTCGGCTGGCAGGAGGCGAAGGTCGCCGCGCTCATGGGCACGCTGCTGCTGGTACTGGCCATCGGTTTCATCCTGGGCCGCTCCATCTACTCCGTGACACTGGACCTGAACCGGACCCGGGTCGCGGTGGGGGACCGGGCTGTGGGCGGCATCGACGTGTCAAACGCCTCGGCGCGCCAGCTGGCGCCCTCCGTGATGGAACTGCCGGTGGGCCGGGCAGTTGCCCGTTTCAGGGTGCCGCGGCTGACCGCCGGACAAACGCACCAGGACCTGTTCACCATCCCCACGGCCCGGCGCGCCGTGCTCTTGGTGGGCCCGGTGCGCACTGTGCGCCAGGACCCGTTCGGGCTGCTGCGCCGGGCGGTGCGCTGGACCGGTGCCGTCGAGCTCTTCGTGCACCCGGTGACCACCGCGCTGGACGGTGCCTCTGCCGGTTTCATCCGCGACCTCGAGGGAGTGCCGACCCGCGACCTGAGCGACTCCGATGTCTCCTTCCACGCGCTGCGTGACTACGTGCCGGGGGACGACCTGCGCCACGTGCACTGGAAATCCACCGCACGCACCGGCACCATGATGGTGCGCCAGTTCGAGGAGACCCGCCGCTCGCACATCGCCTTGTCGCTGAGCACTGCTGCCACCGACTACCTGGAGCCCGGGGACTTCGAGCTGGCAGTGAGCGTGGCAGCATCGATCGGCCGCCAGGCCATAGCCGAGCAGCGCAAGCTCGACGTGCTGACCCAGACCGGGCCGCTGCGCACCGACTCGGGGCGCCGGCTGCTCGATGACCTGACCCGGGTGCAGGCGGCCGACGGGTGCGCAGCGCTGGCAACGCTCAGCCGCACCACGGCCGATGCCGTCCCGAACGCGTCGGTCGCTTTCCTCATCACCGGCCCCGGCACCACGGCGGCACAGCTGCGGGCAGCAGCCATGCACGTTCCACTGGGGGTGCGGGCCCTTGCCATCCGCTGCGGCGGTTCGCTGGAAACCGGCAGGTCGGGCATCGGTGAACTGACTGTGCTCTCGCTCGGAGCACTGGATGACCTGGGCCTGCTGCTGCGCAAGGCAGCCGCATGA
- a CDS encoding transglutaminase family protein → MRAARTTRTARTTTGTGSPARRLVDAGALFLALGAGMLGLNSTFAGDPRYLLAGFGSIVLGLGIASAKVRFGLGFAATAGIVLGTYVLFGTVLATPTEATAGVLPNAESLRTLLAGVVLSWKGLLTVAAPVGIGGGMLVVPFFSGLLTALAAGLAAWQWRRPALALVPVALLFVLGIALGTRDAPLPELRGLVLVMVSVGWLAHVKVRDTERAATAASASDPGAERSLLLRRAGAGALVLALAGGISAAATPLLDTGARSVLRDVVEPPIDLYDYPSPMMKFRAYAKDLDKEELFTVAGLPEGERVRLAALDAYDGMVFNVDPRSGGNFSPVGDSGNVGGGAGTGQRRGSGVLDIEITGYDGVWLPGGGTLRGVDWHGPRATELARSLYYNADAETAIGTSGIRPGDGYRATVEFPAKVPDNELKGHGFSTLSLPQLANVPQAAAGKGAEFAGNASTALGRARGIEQMLKTSGYFSHGKQNEVPSLPGHGAARIAALLGAESMIGDDEQYAAAMALMAREQGMPARVVMGFYPETYDESAAVSITGADVHAWVEMAFENVGWVAFDPTPERDKEPTPPQQQPQSVPQPQVLQPPPPPQDEARLPPETAPDPQEAQNEDKPLELVWRNIGAVALWTGVPALLLFAPLALIALLKRRRRSRRHADGGPGDRVNGGWHEVLSLATDLRAEPDDRGTRRENALELAAGFPGSAGTVVVLARRADAAAFGHQEPDEAQVTGYWELVDEQLERMRSAAGFIGRLRARFSARSLRRESRRRKAAADARHGGGVWRRRGPHLRRVDPTKTKE, encoded by the coding sequence ATGAGGGCCGCCAGGACCACCCGGACAGCCAGGACCACGACGGGTACCGGTTCCCCGGCACGGCGGCTAGTGGACGCCGGAGCTCTGTTTTTGGCACTGGGCGCCGGGATGCTGGGGCTGAACTCCACCTTCGCCGGGGATCCGCGCTACCTGCTTGCCGGTTTCGGTTCGATCGTGCTGGGCCTGGGTATCGCCTCCGCGAAGGTGCGGTTCGGGCTGGGCTTCGCAGCAACGGCCGGCATCGTACTGGGCACCTACGTGCTTTTCGGCACGGTGCTGGCCACGCCGACCGAGGCAACAGCCGGCGTGCTGCCCAACGCCGAGTCGCTGCGCACGCTGCTGGCCGGTGTGGTGCTGTCCTGGAAGGGCCTGCTGACGGTGGCGGCGCCCGTGGGCATCGGCGGGGGCATGCTGGTGGTGCCGTTCTTCTCCGGGTTGCTCACGGCGCTGGCCGCCGGGCTGGCCGCCTGGCAATGGCGGCGCCCCGCGCTGGCCTTGGTACCCGTGGCGCTGCTGTTCGTGCTGGGCATCGCCCTGGGCACCCGGGATGCGCCGCTGCCGGAGCTGCGCGGGCTGGTGCTGGTGATGGTTTCCGTCGGCTGGCTGGCGCATGTGAAGGTGCGGGACACGGAACGGGCCGCCACAGCCGCCAGCGCCAGCGATCCCGGGGCCGAACGCTCGCTGCTGTTGAGGCGTGCAGGTGCCGGCGCCCTGGTGCTGGCCTTGGCCGGCGGGATCAGCGCGGCAGCGACGCCGCTGCTGGACACCGGTGCACGCTCGGTGCTGCGGGACGTCGTCGAGCCGCCGATCGACCTCTACGACTACCCGAGCCCGATGATGAAATTCCGGGCCTATGCCAAGGACCTGGACAAGGAGGAACTGTTTACCGTCGCCGGGCTGCCCGAGGGCGAACGCGTACGGCTGGCGGCGCTCGACGCCTACGACGGCATGGTCTTCAACGTGGACCCGCGTTCAGGCGGGAACTTCTCCCCGGTCGGGGACAGCGGCAACGTCGGAGGCGGAGCGGGCACCGGCCAGCGCCGCGGATCCGGCGTGCTGGACATCGAAATCACCGGATACGACGGGGTCTGGCTGCCCGGTGGCGGCACGCTGCGCGGTGTCGACTGGCACGGCCCGCGCGCCACGGAGCTGGCCCGCTCGCTCTACTACAACGCCGATGCCGAAACGGCCATCGGCACGTCCGGGATCCGTCCCGGCGACGGGTACCGGGCAACTGTGGAGTTCCCGGCCAAGGTCCCGGACAACGAGCTGAAGGGCCACGGGTTCTCCACGCTGAGTTTGCCCCAGCTGGCCAACGTCCCGCAGGCTGCGGCGGGCAAGGGAGCCGAGTTCGCCGGCAATGCCTCGACGGCGCTGGGACGGGCCCGCGGCATCGAACAGATGCTCAAGACCAGCGGATACTTCTCCCACGGCAAACAAAACGAGGTGCCCTCGCTGCCCGGCCACGGGGCGGCCCGCATCGCCGCGTTGCTGGGAGCCGAGTCGATGATCGGCGACGACGAGCAGTATGCTGCTGCGATGGCGCTGATGGCACGGGAACAGGGCATGCCGGCCCGCGTCGTCATGGGTTTCTACCCGGAAACGTACGACGAGTCGGCAGCCGTGTCGATCACCGGTGCCGACGTCCACGCCTGGGTGGAGATGGCGTTCGAGAACGTCGGCTGGGTGGCGTTCGACCCGACACCCGAGCGCGACAAGGAGCCGACGCCGCCGCAGCAGCAGCCGCAGTCGGTGCCGCAGCCCCAGGTGCTCCAGCCCCCGCCGCCGCCGCAGGACGAGGCACGGCTTCCCCCGGAGACGGCACCGGATCCTCAAGAAGCACAGAACGAGGACAAGCCGCTGGAACTGGTGTGGCGCAACATCGGCGCCGTGGCGCTGTGGACGGGTGTGCCGGCGCTGCTGCTCTTCGCGCCGCTGGCGCTGATTGCCCTGCTGAAGCGCCGGCGCCGGAGCCGGCGCCACGCCGACGGCGGGCCCGGGGACCGCGTCAACGGCGGCTGGCATGAGGTGCTCTCGCTGGCCACCGACCTGCGCGCCGAGCCCGACGACCGCGGTACCCGACGCGAAAACGCCCTGGAGCTGGCAGCAGGCTTCCCCGGGTCGGCCGGCACAGTGGTGGTGTTGGCCCGCCGGGCCGATGCCGCGGCGTTCGGCCACCAGGAGCCCGACGAAGCACAAGTCACCGGCTATTGGGAGTTGGTGGACGAGCAGCTGGAACGGATGCGTTCCGCGGCCGGCTTCATCGGGCGCCTGCGGGCCCGCTTCTCCGCGCGCTCGCTGCGGCGCGAGTCCCGGCGCCGGAAAGCGGCCGCCGACGCCCGGCACGGCGGCGGGGTGTGGCGGCGGCGCGGCCCGCACCTCCGTAGAGTAGATCCAACAAAGACAAAGGAGTAA
- a CDS encoding RDD family protein: MAQAQNLVNAPAGRRLGAALLDAVPYLIAYGVLLAMIPGTLGKAAPGQAVSAVALVGPSLFMLAYSVFLWGWEARAGKTPGNVLLGIRTTNEDGFAPGWGRVLLRRLVIAVANIVPVAGPVVVLLSNLWDANSQRQGWHDKVAKTLVLDVRAGRNPITTGGLFGPSAFAPQQPADLSAPAGYRQPAAAQFTGQFDDQQFDAHGYPGSAGADATGVAQQQPGPITAVPGAAAAGAGSPAQLPPPPPTDRDPAPADADRSFPVASNDSSASASAVPDHEAEDTRLHAAVPEPEAALLAFDDGQSTVLLQTVLIGRNPAPASGEGPVALFNVADLGRSVSKTHLALTLHDDRVWVTDRNSTNGSGITGADGAFRPLEPGEPVPARFGDTVHFGDRSFEVRRP; this comes from the coding sequence GTGGCACAAGCCCAGAACCTGGTCAACGCCCCCGCGGGCAGGCGGCTGGGTGCAGCGCTGCTCGATGCAGTGCCGTACCTGATCGCCTACGGGGTGCTGCTGGCCATGATCCCGGGGACGCTGGGCAAGGCCGCCCCGGGGCAGGCGGTTTCCGCCGTGGCCCTCGTGGGACCCTCGCTGTTCATGCTGGCCTACTCGGTCTTCCTCTGGGGCTGGGAAGCGAGGGCCGGTAAGACGCCGGGCAATGTGCTGCTGGGCATCCGCACCACCAACGAGGACGGTTTCGCCCCGGGGTGGGGCCGGGTCCTGCTGCGCCGGCTGGTCATCGCCGTGGCGAACATCGTGCCGGTGGCCGGTCCCGTCGTTGTCCTGCTCTCGAACCTGTGGGACGCCAACTCGCAGCGTCAGGGCTGGCACGACAAGGTCGCCAAGACGCTGGTCCTCGACGTGCGCGCCGGACGCAACCCGATCACCACCGGCGGGCTCTTCGGGCCTTCGGCCTTCGCTCCGCAGCAACCGGCGGACCTGTCCGCCCCCGCCGGGTACCGGCAGCCGGCCGCCGCGCAGTTTACCGGGCAGTTCGACGATCAGCAGTTTGACGCGCACGGCTACCCGGGTTCCGCCGGTGCGGACGCCACCGGGGTAGCGCAGCAGCAGCCGGGCCCCATTACCGCAGTCCCCGGCGCGGCCGCGGCAGGCGCCGGATCACCGGCGCAGCTTCCCCCGCCTCCGCCGACCGACCGGGATCCCGCGCCGGCGGATGCCGACCGGTCCTTCCCGGTGGCATCGAATGATTCCTCCGCGTCCGCGTCCGCGGTCCCGGACCATGAGGCCGAGGACACGAGGCTGCATGCGGCAGTGCCTGAGCCGGAAGCGGCGCTGCTGGCCTTCGACGACGGGCAGTCCACCGTGCTTCTCCAGACTGTACTGATCGGCAGGAATCCGGCCCCGGCATCGGGGGAGGGACCCGTCGCGCTGTTCAACGTCGCCGATTTGGGCCGCTCCGTGTCCAAGACCCATCTGGCGCTCACCCTGCACGATGACCGGGTCTGGGTGACCGACAGGAACTCCACTAACGGCTCGGGCATCACCGGTGCCGACGGCGCCTTCCGCCCGCTGGAGCCCGGGGAGCCCGTACCGGCGCGCTTCGGCGACACGGTGCACTTCGGCGACCGCAGCTTCGAGGTGCGCCGCCCATGA
- a CDS encoding PP2C family protein-serine/threonine phosphatase: MSASQAGGRGFTLRHGSLTDRGLRRALNEDALLALDPVFAVADGMGGHEAGEVASAVCIKTLTAAVLEARGTGVPLDPEALQKLMHLADAAIRDAAQSRAGTTLSGAALVNEQGVPYWLVFNVGDSRTYLLHQGELSQVSIDHSEVQEMVEAGQITAEQAIVHPRRNIITRALGTGEDNEADFWLVPVNSGDRMLICSDGLTGEVRDEHIAEVLRRIKDPQAAAQELVEAALRSGGRDNITVVLVDVLAAEPEAGAEDTFPRHLNTTGRPRMTPEGASA; the protein is encoded by the coding sequence ATGAGCGCATCCCAGGCCGGGGGCCGCGGGTTCACCCTGCGCCACGGATCGCTGACCGACCGCGGGCTGCGCCGGGCCTTGAACGAGGACGCGCTGCTGGCGCTTGACCCGGTCTTTGCCGTGGCCGACGGCATGGGCGGACACGAGGCCGGCGAGGTGGCCAGCGCCGTTTGCATCAAGACGCTGACGGCTGCCGTGCTCGAGGCCCGAGGGACGGGAGTCCCGCTGGACCCCGAGGCGCTGCAGAAGCTGATGCACCTTGCAGATGCGGCGATCCGCGACGCCGCGCAATCCCGGGCCGGGACCACCTTGTCGGGTGCGGCGCTGGTCAACGAGCAGGGTGTTCCGTACTGGCTCGTGTTCAACGTGGGCGACTCGCGCACCTACCTGCTGCACCAGGGCGAACTGTCCCAGGTCTCCATCGACCACTCCGAAGTCCAGGAGATGGTCGAGGCCGGACAGATTACCGCCGAGCAGGCGATAGTGCACCCGCGGCGCAACATCATCACCCGCGCCCTGGGCACCGGGGAGGACAACGAGGCCGATTTCTGGCTGGTGCCCGTCAACTCCGGCGACCGCATGCTTATCTGCTCCGACGGGTTGACCGGCGAGGTGCGCGACGAGCACATCGCCGAGGTGCTGCGCAGGATCAAGGACCCTCAGGCGGCGGCCCAGGAACTGGTCGAGGCGGCGCTGCGCAGCGGTGGCCGGGACAACATCACCGTGGTCCTGGTCGACGTGCTTGCCGCCGAGCCCGAGGCCGGGGCCGAAGACACGTTCCCGCGCCACCTGAACACCACGGGGCGCCCGCGGATGACGCCCGAAGGAGCATCGGCGTGA
- a CDS encoding FHA domain-containing protein, with product MSRTLEYTPGHWLALVRADRVLIVPGDTPPDTVRALWQALASAPGLEWVLQDLLGAHGMDLGRLCPFGMATLDPDPQVLLRGPMALRATSPAGDTEIDGSGVGTWTERRITSAHSLVLGPVPVPATGSGIWWPLREGIVLTGGVRAGQATSDAAPVPTIKTATEPVLAGEPVPFPQAARAAGDTVVPASYETEDASSHGLVEPVNPMEPRTAPDSAPGNVAAGDDTLLSAPKRPLGTLAAAAPTPPTPAAMADPDDLDTILGSAVLKVAAPAPAPVPMPVPSTPTPGLIESTPWTGPKPAAVAPAAASAAALQPPAALQPPVALQPPAAPEGDHDGDTLLRGSLPGRSGAPASASSTSSAGLDTGPLVISRTCAAGHANPPTALRCSRCPLVLEAEVGESARPPLGRMVLSDGQQIELDRSVIVGRQPHSPRASSASMPRMLQVRSPSGDISRSHVEVRLDGWHVLLVDLNSTNGTRLLRPGQAPRRLGTGESVMLFAGDTADLGDGVSLGFEDLP from the coding sequence GTGAGCAGGACCCTTGAATATACGCCCGGGCACTGGTTGGCACTGGTCCGCGCGGACCGCGTGCTGATCGTGCCCGGCGACACCCCTCCGGACACGGTGCGCGCGCTGTGGCAGGCGCTGGCGTCCGCACCCGGGCTGGAGTGGGTGCTGCAGGATCTGCTCGGCGCCCACGGCATGGACCTGGGCAGGCTCTGCCCGTTCGGGATGGCCACGCTGGACCCGGACCCGCAGGTGCTGCTGCGTGGTCCGATGGCCCTGCGCGCCACCTCTCCGGCCGGCGACACCGAGATCGATGGCTCCGGCGTCGGCACCTGGACCGAGCGCCGGATTACCTCCGCACACAGCCTGGTCCTGGGGCCGGTTCCCGTTCCTGCCACCGGCTCCGGCATCTGGTGGCCGCTGCGCGAGGGGATCGTGCTGACCGGCGGGGTCCGGGCCGGCCAGGCCACCTCGGATGCCGCACCGGTTCCCACCATCAAAACGGCCACCGAACCGGTGCTGGCCGGCGAACCGGTGCCGTTCCCGCAGGCCGCCCGCGCAGCAGGCGATACAGTGGTCCCCGCATCGTATGAAACCGAGGACGCTTCCAGCCACGGGCTCGTCGAACCGGTGAACCCGATGGAACCGCGCACGGCCCCCGATAGCGCACCCGGGAACGTTGCCGCGGGGGACGACACGCTGCTGTCGGCGCCGAAACGCCCCCTTGGGACGCTGGCAGCCGCCGCACCAACACCACCGACACCCGCGGCCATGGCCGATCCCGATGACCTGGACACGATCCTGGGCAGTGCCGTCCTGAAGGTCGCCGCACCGGCACCGGCACCCGTGCCGATGCCCGTTCCGTCCACCCCGACGCCAGGGCTGATCGAATCGACGCCGTGGACCGGGCCGAAGCCGGCCGCCGTCGCGCCAGCTGCCGCTTCAGCCGCCGCACTGCAACCACCGGCCGCACTGCAACCACCGGTCGCACTGCAGCCTCCGGCTGCGCCGGAGGGCGACCACGACGGGGACACCTTGCTGCGCGGGTCCCTTCCCGGGCGGTCCGGTGCCCCGGCGTCGGCATCGTCGACTTCATCGGCGGGCCTCGACACGGGGCCGTTGGTCATTTCCCGCACCTGTGCCGCCGGCCATGCGAACCCTCCCACTGCGCTGCGGTGTTCGCGCTGCCCGTTGGTCCTTGAGGCCGAGGTCGGGGAGTCGGCACGCCCACCACTGGGACGGATGGTGCTTTCCGACGGGCAGCAGATCGAGCTGGACCGTTCGGTCATCGTCGGCCGCCAACCCCACAGCCCGCGTGCATCGAGTGCCTCCATGCCACGGATGCTCCAGGTCAGAAGCCCTTCGGGCGATATTTCGCGCTCGCATGTCGAGGTGCGCCTCGATGGCTGGCATGTGCTGCTGGTTGACCTGAATTCCACCAACGGCACCCGGCTGCTGCGCCCCGGCCAGGCACCGCGCCGGCTGGGCACCGGCGAATCGGTGATGCTCTTCGCCGGTGACACGGCCGATCTGGGCGACGGGGTCAGCCTCGGCTTCGAGGACCTTCCGTGA
- a CDS encoding serine/threonine-protein kinase → MSARRPPADPPRIAGYDYVRLLGSGGFSDVYLYRQDRPRRQVAVKVLLAGPRTDSARTSFESEANLMAQLSSHPYIVTIFEADVTAAGHSYLAMEYCSRPSLEARYKSAPLGVDEVLAIGIQVASAVETAHRAGIVHRDIKPANILVTDYNRPALTDFGISGTTDEPDEDTGLSIPWSPPEAFGAESPSGVRMDVWSLGATLYTLLAGHSPFVRRGGENTQRELIGRISSSELPSLNRPDVPASLERTLATALAKDPALRFASAHQLALSLQRIQGELGLSVTDFEVLEDPAGPAAPEPEEGQATRVRRVTSIDPEARVSAATSRAAPGTPPAVSPVRPSPFAPPPASDGSEAGDATLMRPRRAERPDPGLVQPLSPAPVTAAVHRSPVRLLLVAGATIAAIVAGAIVVGNIVGSAAMEPQPDGQPLLTQPPADPLLGAGIPVPKVTGFSASRAEGSVDFSWKNPDPQPGDSYFWAPVSATETGADKAVKKTEAGTAPRRGEPTCIQVTLVRSSGRASEPARYCAKD, encoded by the coding sequence GTGAGCGCGCGCAGGCCCCCGGCCGATCCGCCGCGCATCGCCGGGTACGACTACGTGCGGTTGCTGGGCTCCGGCGGTTTCTCCGATGTGTACCTCTACCGCCAGGACCGGCCGCGCCGGCAGGTTGCCGTGAAGGTGCTGCTGGCCGGGCCACGGACCGACAGCGCCCGGACGAGCTTCGAGTCGGAGGCCAACCTGATGGCCCAACTCTCCTCGCATCCATACATCGTGACCATCTTCGAAGCCGATGTCACCGCTGCCGGGCACTCCTACCTGGCCATGGAGTACTGCTCGCGGCCCTCGCTGGAGGCCCGCTACAAGAGCGCGCCGCTGGGCGTGGACGAGGTGCTGGCCATCGGCATCCAGGTCGCTTCGGCAGTGGAAACCGCGCACCGGGCCGGCATCGTGCACCGGGACATCAAGCCGGCGAACATCCTGGTCACCGACTACAACCGCCCGGCCCTGACCGACTTCGGCATCTCCGGAACCACCGACGAGCCGGATGAGGACACCGGGCTGTCCATCCCGTGGTCCCCTCCCGAGGCGTTCGGTGCCGAATCGCCCTCCGGGGTGCGGATGGATGTCTGGTCGCTCGGCGCCACGCTCTACACGCTGCTGGCCGGGCATTCGCCGTTCGTGCGCCGCGGCGGGGAAAATACGCAGCGCGAGCTCATCGGCCGGATCTCCAGCTCGGAGCTGCCGTCGCTGAATCGGCCCGATGTGCCGGCATCGCTGGAACGCACGCTGGCCACGGCACTGGCCAAGGATCCGGCACTGCGCTTTGCCTCGGCCCATCAGCTGGCCCTGTCGCTGCAGCGGATCCAGGGCGAGCTCGGGCTCTCGGTCACCGACTTCGAGGTGCTGGAAGACCCGGCCGGCCCCGCAGCGCCGGAACCCGAGGAGGGGCAGGCCACCCGGGTTCGCCGGGTCACCTCGATCGACCCCGAGGCCCGGGTCTCTGCCGCGACGTCGCGGGCGGCCCCGGGAACCCCGCCGGCCGTTTCCCCGGTGCGCCCTTCGCCCTTCGCCCCGCCGCCCGCGTCCGATGGCAGCGAGGCCGGGGACGCGACCCTCATGCGCCCGCGCCGTGCCGAACGGCCGGACCCCGGCCTGGTCCAGCCGTTGTCCCCGGCCCCGGTGACCGCGGCGGTGCACCGTTCCCCGGTCCGCCTGCTGCTGGTCGCCGGAGCAACCATCGCCGCGATCGTGGCGGGTGCCATCGTGGTGGGAAACATCGTCGGATCTGCGGCGATGGAGCCCCAGCCGGACGGGCAGCCGCTGCTCACCCAGCCCCCGGCCGACCCGCTGCTGGGAGCCGGGATCCCGGTGCCGAAGGTCACCGGCTTTTCCGCCAGCAGGGCCGAGGGCTCGGTCGATTTCAGCTGGAAGAACCCTGACCCGCAGCCGGGGGACAGCTATTTCTGGGCCCCGGTCTCGGCCACCGAAACCGGGGCGGACAAGGCCGTGAAGAAAACGGAAGCGGGCACCGCGCCGCGTCGGGGCGAGCCGACCTGCATTCAGGTCACCCTGGTCCGCAGCTCGGGCAGGGCCTCCGAACCGGCGCGCTATTGCGCCAAAGACTGA